ATGATGCCGAACACCACCACACCGGCCAGGATCAAAGCCATAATCAACATGCTGAAATCCGTAAGGTCCAGGACGTTCTTCATCTCCGGCATCAGTTCCGGCCATCCCGCCGCTTCGTTCCCTCCAACGGAATAGCGTTTCCAGAAAGGCAGGTCCGGGTTTTCCGCGTCACGCATATTGTGAAAGCGCACGGCGATTTCATGGATCTCTCTTTCTAACCCCAGCATTTGCTGGGCCCGCTCAATGGGCACCAGGGCGAAACCGCTATCCATCTCGCGGATGCCGAAATGGTAGATACCGGATACGCGGAACATTTCCTGCGAAAGGTCCCCTCCATCCACTCGGGCGACCGTCATGACCACGCGCTCTCCCAGGTCAATTTCCAGGGTTTCCGCCAGCTTGCTGCCGATCACCAGTCCGTGGCTCTCCTTATCAAGCCGGTCACCTTTTGTCAGGGCGTCGTCAAACTGGGAAAGCCGGCGTTCCCGTTCGGGGTCCACGCCCACCAACAGAACGGATTGGACGTTTGCCGGGGAGGTCAGCATGCCGAAAGCCTGCGTGCGGGAAGCGAAATGGGCCACGGAATCATCTTTCTCTAATTGGTTGACCACCTGGCTGGCGTTTTTGATGACGAGTTCCGCTTCCCGGCTCAGGCGGTAGTTTTCGTGGTGGATCTGGGCTTCACCCAAAAAAGATGACGTGGTGGAACGGATCAGGGAGTCTTTCATGCCGATAATCAAGGCATCGGTAAAGATCAGCGAAGCCAGGCCGATGCCGATGGTTACGGAAGCGATGAAGGTGCGTCGCTTGTTGCGCAAGATGTTGCGCCAGGCGAGTTTCCAGTAGAATCCCATTTTTCCTCTCTTAATGTATACGCATGGAGCGGGCCGGGTCGGTATGGGCCGCTTTCAGAGCGGGAATCAGGCTGACCAGCAGCGCAGACAGCAGCACGGTTGCCGTGGGAATGGTAAAACTGCGCAGGTTGATTTCCGTGCGTATGGTTTCGAAAGCCATTCCCCCGTATGTAAAGGCATCGGCAAAGCGGATGCCTTTAAGAGAAAAAACGTGGTTGATCAGCAACCCGGCGAGCGTTCCGGCCGCAATGCAGAACGCGGCCAAAATCATCACTTCCGCCAGTACCAGGCGTACGATCTGACCGGGCCGGGTGCCCACGGCGCGCAACATGCCGTACTCGCGTTGACGTTCCAATACCGACATGAGCACCGTGTTCAGGATTCCCACGGCCACTACCAGTACAATAACCAGCAACATGATCCACATGCCTTCCTGGTCGGCTTTCATCGCCTTGTAAAAAGATTCGGCGAACTCCTGCCACGGGGCCACTTGAATTTCGGATGAACCGATGCGGGTTCGCAGGTTGCGGGTGATGGCTCCCACCCGGCCCAGTTTTGTAACCACCATGGCGATTTCATGAACCCGTTCTCCCAGGACCAGTAATTCCTGTGCTTCATTGAGCGGCAGGTAAAAAGCGGAGCGGTCATCTACTTCGTTTCCCGAGTCCAGAATGCCTACCACGCCATAACGCTCGTTGGCAATGGAGCCGTCCGCGGCCTGACTGATGATAACGATGTCATTGCCGATCCCGGCATGTAACAGCTTGGCCAGGCCCTTGCCGATTATGGTTTCCTTGGCCGTGGAGGAAGAGAAGCTTTTGCCTTCCACGATACGGTTGCCGAACCCGGTTGTGCGGTGTTCCTGTTGTGGATGAACGCCGATGATGCGTACTCCCGCACTTTTTTCTTTCGCCGCGGCCAGTCCGGCGGAATAGAGGCGGGGAGTCCAGTTCTCGATTTCCTCTGTTTTATCCAGGATGTCGCCCAGGCGGCCGGGATTGTCGACGGTACGGTAAAGGGACGGGGTTTCCAGGTACTCGTGGTGGTGTATCTGGATGTGTCCCAGGCGGGTGCGGGTGAAGGCATCGATGATGTGGTTGTAACTGCCGTCTGGAAACCCAATAAAGAACGCGGCCAGAACAAAGCCTCCGAACATGCTGAGTGCGGTCAGCAGGGAGCGGCGTTTCCGGCGAAACACGTTGCGGAACGCCATTTTCAATATCATGCCTGACCTCTTGGCCGGGTTGCTGTTTACTTGCGTGTTCTCAAGTTGCGCAAAGCAAACGTGTCGTTGCTTACCGGAACGTTGAATGCGGCTTCCAGGTATCGGACCACGGTGCGGTGCCCTTCCTTGTTCAGGGGAACCAGGGTCATGACGGCCGGGATGGTGCGGTCGCCAAAGGATCGTATGTCGGAGAAATCGATGCGGCGCATGAGTTTCCCCTTTTCGTCATAGAACTCCTGCCATTTCGGCATCAGGCCTTCCTCCCGGACCGCGGTGATCACGTGCCCCCACACAATGGGGCGGTCGGGAAGGGGTATGCTTTTTACATACAGCAAACCGGGCTGGGGATCGGGGATTGCGGCCATTTCAAAGTGGTAGTCTTGCAGGAACGTGTACTCTTTGACCAGGTCGTCATTGGTGAAGTCCGATCCCATCCAGGAACCCATCATCATGGAGGGGGGGATTTTCATGACCTTATCGGTCTTGGGCAGGTAGTTCCACATCTCATTGCCCACGCGCAGGGTGGCCATTCCCCGTTCTTTGCGGGGTTCCAGGATGCGCAGAAAGGTTTTGTTTGTTCCCCGGCTCCAGGCGCGGATTTTCAGCGTGCGTTCCCAGTTGGGGTGGTGATCATCATCTGCATAAGTGTTTCGCTTGAATCGGCGCGGTAAAGCTCGTCCATGCGCTGCACGATTTCCCGGGCACGGGGATCATCGTTCGCCATGCCGGGCATACATAGCGACATCAGCAACAGCGATAATATCGAATTGGCCCTGACGAGAGTCATGATAGCCTCCTTGGTCCTCGTCCCATACTGCCATTTTTCAGAGATCTGTCAAGGGAGTTTCAGCTTTTTGTACTTGTCAGGGAAATTTTCAGTTGGTTGAGTTTGTACCGCAACCCCGACTCGGATATTCCCAATTCCTCAGCCGCGCGTGACTGGTTGCCACCATGTTTCTGCAAAGTATCACGGATAACACGGGTTTCCAGCGTTTTGATTCTTTCCGCCAATGATCCCTGCTTTTCTTCGGCGGCGGCTTTTTCGTTTTCCGGTGTCAGAAAAAGCGGCAGATCCACGGAAACCAGGGTTTTGCCCCGGCCCAGGACGACTGCGCGCTCAATGATGTTTTCCAGTTCGCGAATATTGCCGGGGAAATCGTATTTCATTAGCCGGTCCATGGCTTCACGGGAAACGCCGTTGATCGATTTGTTTTCCCGTATGTTGAACTTGCGGATAAACAGATCGACCAGGGAAGGGATCTCTTCTTTGCGTTGCCGCAGGGGGGGCAAATCGATGTGGAGCACGTTCAGCCGGAAAAAGAGATCAGCACGAAAGCGTTTTTCTGAGACTTCTTTTTCCAGGTCACGATTCGTGGCGGTGATGAGGCGGATATCCACGGGGATGTTTTCATTGGAGCCCAGGCGCGTAATCTCTTTGTCCTGAATCACGCGCAGAAGCTTGACCTGGATGGGGAGGGGCATTTCACCGATTTCATCCAGAAACAGGGTTCCGCCACTGGCTTCTTCAAAGCGGCCGCGCCGGGTGACGGCCCCGGTGAACGCGCCCCTGACGGATCCGAACAACTCGGCTTCCACCAGGGTTTCCGGTAGGGCGGAGAGGTTGACCCGGACCATGGGGCCGTTGCGGCGCAAAGAATGGTGGTGCATGATAAAGGCCATGACCTCTTTGCCGGTACCGCTCTCTCCCGTAATCAATACATTGGCCTGAGAGGCGGCCCCCCGCAGCGCCGTGTTCAGGGTCTGCTGCATGGCCGCGGATTGAAACACATAGTCCGGGTGGGTGTATCGTTCCTGAAGGGTTTCCGCCAGGCGCAGGTTCTCTCTCTTCAGTGTAATGTGCTCGAGTGCGCGTCGGACTTCATGCATCAGGGATTCCATTTCCAGGGGCTTGGTCAGGTAGGTGTGGGCCCCAGCCTTGAGCATGGAGACCGCTTTCTCAACCGAACTGTAAGCGGTCATCACAATGACGGGAACCATGGGATTGGTTGCCTTGAGTTCAGCCAGGACCTGGTGGCCATCCGCGTCCGGCAGACGGTAGTCCAGCAGAACCAGGTCGATCGAGTGGGCATGAAAGTAATCCAGGGCGGATTGGGCCGTGGTGCAGAGACGGGTGAGGTATCCCTCTTCTTCCAGCCGGTCGCGGATGACTTCTCCAGCCAGTTTTTCGTCCTCGATCACGAGAACCTGGTAATCAACGTTCACTGATTTCTCCTCTGGGGATACGAATGCAAAAACGGGTTTTTCCCGGTCGCGACTCATGCAGGCGGATTTCTCCGCCCATGGCGGTAACCAGTCTCCGGGCTACGAACAGGCCCAGACCCGTACCCTTGGTTTTTGCCGAGATGTAGGGTTGAAAAACTTTTTCTTGGAGTTCAGGATCGATGCCTTCGCCATTGTCCTCCAGGGCGATATGCAGCCAGTCTTTTTTAACCGCGGCGGTCAGTTTTACCTTGGAGGAACCCGCTTCAAGGCTGTTCTGGATAAGGTTTCTCAGTATCTGTCGCAACAGGTCGGGATCGAGTTCGAACATCAACCGGGGCAATGCCGGCATCTCTAATGAAGCTCTCCTGGCGAAAGTTTCGCCTTCCAGTGCGGTTTGCAGGTCCTTGAGCAGCGAAGCGAGGTTTACCCTTTGCGCAACCGGTCTGACCGGCCTGGAAAGACGGGAATAGGATTCCAGGATGCCGGTGATGCGCCGCACTTCATCGCGGCCGGCCTTGATGTATCTGCCGGAACGATCATCCGGGTGTTCTTTCAAGCGCCCTTGTATAACCTCCAGTGTCAACGCCAGCGAGTTTAAGGGGTTCTTGATCTCGTGGGCGATTTCCGCGGAAAACAGGGCCAGCTCTTCCAGCCGTTCCCGCGATTCCCGTTCCCGCTCCAACTCCATGCGGTGGCGGAAATGGCGGCGATCAAACGAGGTGATCAACACCAGAATGGTGGCGATAAAAAACAACATGATGAACGCCTGAACCAGAAGCCCTTTCCTGGCGTTGCGGTTCAGGGTATCCAGGTAATCTGAATGAAAGCCCAGGTGGATGGTCCATTTGTTTCCGCTGTTGTCTCTGAAGCGGCTGCGGATATTGAGTATCTGACCCAGCGGGGATTCCAGCAGCGCCAGTTCCGGCAGATTTGTGGAGACGGGAAAATAGCCTTCATAACGCGTATACAGATGATAGAGTTCATCATTTCGGTACATGCCCGCGTACACGACAGCGGGAATGCGTGCCAGGCGCTGAAGGAAATTTTCCAGAACGTCATGGCCTGATTCCGCCAGCAATGCGCCGGCTTTCTGCATGAGCTCGTTGAGGGCCGCTCCTTCTCCACGGGTAATGGCTTCGATCTGATGTTGCAGTTGGATGCGGTTGACGCGGTTCATGTACAAAACCAGCGCAGATAACACCAGCAAGGTGATGGTCAAAAACAACAGTTGCGTGCGTTTCTTTTTGGGCATCTACCCGCGCCCATGTCTGTTCTGCCTCCGCCGCTGTTGCCGCCACAAGGGGAACCCGTAGGGATCACGCAACTCAACCGTGCGTTTGTTCCAGGTTAGCCGGCGGGCCATGATCAGGGCGGGTGGCTCCGGGGTCTGCAGCCATGCGCCCGTAACCGTCAGGCTGTCGCCCCGGGCGGGTGGATTTTCGAGGAAACCGGGTGGGGCGGTCTCAACAAGTACGACTTTTTTTTCAGCGGTAATGATTTCCAGAACGACCATGGCTTGGTGAAAGTAGCATTCACGCTGGTATACAGCGTTGACAACCCCCGTGATGCGGGTAACGGTATTGACGCGGTAATGCCGCCAGGGATTTTTGCTGCGGCGGCATGGGTGCTGATTTTCCTGGGCCGCAACGGGGACCAGCAACAGGGAAATCAGAAACAAGACAGCGAAGGGTTTCATTATTCTCATGATGAGAATACCCGGGTTCCGATCCCATTGTCAATGAGACCGGAACCCGGAAGAGTTAATTGCGAGTCAGCGGCGCGCTCCACAGCCGGAACAGCCTCTGCAACCGGCGTTTCCGCGACGGGATTTGCCTCTGTGACCCTTGCCTCGTCCGCCATCACGGCTGAGGTTCCACATGGGCCGGCCGTCATCGCCGCGCAGGCTGAGAACCTGATCGCCCTTTTGAATCTTTTTAACCATCAGCGCATCGTCGCCCCGGCATGTGCAGGTGTAGGCGTTGACGTTCACGACATCGCCCTTGGCCGGTTTCCAGTCCTGCTTATCCAGCCATTCACGCGGGCCGAGATGAACTTCGTGCTTTTTTTCGCCCTCGGCGATCATTAAGTGAATACCATCGGCGTAACGGCCCTTTCCATCCTTAGAGTTCACCACTTCCTGAACGGTTCCCATGAAGGTGACGGCTTTCTCTGCAGTCGTTCCGCATGCGCATCCATGTTTGCCACTGTGCCAACGGGCCAGCAGGGGGAAAACGCTTAATCCAACCACGATCACGCTGATCAAAATCATTTTCTTGGTCATGACAACCTCCTAAATTTGGTTTCGCAATACAGTAGCAATACCTGTGCCAACTGGATTTATAATTGGCTGGAAGCTCGTATATCCCCATTGAGTAAGGCTTTCAAATGGCGGAAGGCCAGCCAAGGCCTGCTTTCCGGGCGCGGATTTCTGCGAACACGCACAGGCGATAACCACGGGCACCCATCTGGGTTATAATGGGTGTATGCGGGATGACAACACAAATAACGATACCGGCAGGCAGGGTGGAATCAGGGTCACTTTGTGGGGGGCACTGGGCAACATCCTGCTTTCACTTATGAAGTTCGCAGCGGGAATTGTGGGCCATAGCCGCGCGCTGGTGGCGGACGGGGTGCATTCGCTTTCAGACCTTGGGTCCGATCTCGTGGTAATTGGCGGATTGCGCCTTGCCGCTCGGCCGGAAGATCGTACCCATCGTTATGGTCACGGCAAATACGAAGCCCTGGCCACACTGGTTCTGGGGGGGCTGCTGGGATTGGCCGGCCTGGGCATTGCGGTTTCCGCAATGTCGTCGGCACTGGATATGTTGAAAGGAAGCGTTTCAGCTCCGCCGCGGCTGGTAGCCGTGATTGCGGCCGCGTTGTCGATTCTGGTGAAAGAGGGTTTGTTTCAATGGACCCGAAGCGAGGCCCGGCGCATTGACAGCCCCGCGCTGATGGCCAATGCCTATCATCACCGCTCCGATGCCCTCTCTTCAGTGGCCACCTTGAGCGGCGTGCTGGGGGCCATGCTACTCGGAGAGCGGGGACGAATTCTTGATCCCCTGGCCGCATTGGTGGTGGCGGGAATGATACTGGTTGCCGCGTGGAGGATCCTCCAAGAGTCAGGTAATGAATTGCTGGAAGCGGCAGTTGAGCCCGACGTGGAAAAAGAGATCCTGGAAATCATTCAAAGTGTTCCCGGGGCCATGAACCTTCACCAATTGCGTACCCGCAGGGTGGGCCCGCGCATGGTGATCGACCTGCACCTGGACGTGGACGCGCGCCTTTCCCTGTCCGCCGCCCACGCGATATCACAAACTGCGGAAGATCGTTTGCGAAATGCATTCGGCCGGGAAACCATTATCTATATCCATATCGAGCCCGGTGACATTGTGTCGAAAACGCACATTTAGCTCCCGGATTTCGCAACCTACTGCGAATCAAGCCGAGAGATCGCAGAAATTTACGAACTTGAGGCCAACGCGTTGTTCGCAGCCCGGTTTTCTTGTCGCCGGCTTCTTGTGCCGCTTTTTTGACTTTCCGTTTTTCTTGACAGTTTCCCCTTTCCGCAAATTGCTCAACTCCATTGCACTGTACTTTTCCAGGTTTCCCGGTTACTTCCATTGAGTTTTCGGGTCGGGGGTACTATAATTTCTCCGGGCAGGAGAGCGATTCCCGCATCGTGGCTGACAGGGAATCAAGTTTGATTCCCATGGGCGGGGCAAGCGGAAAGGAGGCGCCATGAAGGGCAAAAAGCTTTTTTTGTTCGTGGTCCTGGTATGCGGTTTCTCTCTGGCAGCCAAGGACGGGGTGATCGTTGTGCGCGAAGCCTATCTGCAGTCCGAGCCGGATTTTCTGGCTTCCAGGGTTTGTACCCTGGCTTATGGGACCGTGGTATCGATTCAGAGTCAAAAAGATAGCTGGAGTTTGGTAAAAGCCGGCGAAAAACAGGGATATCTGCACAATTCGGTTTTCGGCGGAGGCAAAAAGTCGATTCTTGCTTCCCGGACCTCAAAAACCGGGGTGTCGGAAAAGGAAGTGGCGCTGGCCGCCAAAGGTTTTTCCGAAGAGAACGAGCGCCGCATCCGGCGCGCCAGGGGATTTAACTTCACGGACCTGGACTGGATGATCGGCATTGCCGTCACAGTGGATGAGTTGCGAAAGTTCGCTTCGGAAGGAGGCTTGAAATGAAACGGCTGAAGTTTTTTGTCTTTATGCTTGTCTCGGTCTCAGTCGTTTTAAGCGCCACTGATTTGAAAAAATTGAAAAAAGCCGTGGATATCACCAAGAAAGGAGTGGAAGCCCAGCGCAAGATAAATGAAAAAGAGGAATACTATATCGGGCGTGCCGTTGGCGCCACCATCCTCAGTCGTTACAAGCTTTCCAGAAACAGAGAGATCACCGCATACCTGGCCAGACTCGGAACCTTTATCGCCCTGCGTTCCGACCGCCCCCAGACCTTTCTGGGATACCGGTTTGCCATGCTGGACACAGATGAGGTCAACGCCTTTGCCGCACCTTCGGGGATTATTTTCGTTACACGGGGATTGGTTGAGGTCTGCGAAGATGAGGATGAACTCGCGGCCGCATTGGCGCATGAAGTTTCCCACATTGTTTCCAAGGACCCCACTCAGGCGATCAAATCCGACCGTATGAAAAGTTTCGCCATAAAAACCGCCGCTGAATTGACTTCGGGAAGCAACGAAACGGTTGAGCTTTTCCGCAATATGGTTACGGATGTGTCCAACACGCTGCTGGAAAAGGGGTATTCCCGCTCCCAGGAAAAGAAAGCCGACCTGGCGGCGGTTAAACTGCTGGAAAAGTGCAGGTATAACTCCGCGGCAATTGTGTCGTTGCTTGAGAAACTGCATGAGCGTGAAGAAAAAAAAGCCGGGATCTACTCCGCACATCCCTCCTGCGCCAAGCGCCTTGAATACCTTAAATCCGCGGTTGCCAAGCCCGAGATCAATGCCGGCTATCAGAAAAGGAAAGAGCGGTTCACCCGGATCCGGGAGTTATGTCGAAGCTGAGGTCGTTGCCGGCTTTTCTGTTGGTCTTTATCGCGGTTGAATTGTTCTTTCACTTTTTTTTTACGGATTTCGAAAACGCGGTTTACGACTTGAAACTCGTAACCTTCGCCAAAAAAGTGGATTCCAATGTTGTACTGGTCAGTATCGACGACTACAGCCTGGAGTTCTACCGCGAGAATTTTAACATTCCCTGGCCCTGGCCGCGCTCATTTTACGCCCGTATGCTGGAATTGCTGACCCAATCGCGGGCGGTGGCATTTGACATTATTTTTGCCGAGCAAAGCCTATACGAAGGTGAAGACCGGATTTTCGCCGACGCAGTACGTGAAAGCGGTAACGTGCTTTTCCCCGTGATTTTTACCGCTGAAAGCGGGAAAGGTCCATTAATTTCCAGGTTCGCTCTAAAAAACCCTCCGGCTATGGAGATCCAGACATACTCCGGCGTGCGGACTCCAATCGAAATGTTGCTCAACTCCTGCCGCGGAATCGGCGCGGTCAACCAGGAGCCGGAACAAGACGGTTTGTACCGAAGATTGCGCCACTATTTCTGCTATCGCGGAAAAACCTACCCGTCCTTTCCCCTGGCAATTCTCTCTTCCACGGATCTGGAGAGGGACACGCTGCAGGTGCCGCTGGACGATGATGGCAAGGTCGCGTTGAAATTCTATACCAAGGACAGTTTTGAAACCTATAATGCCGCCGCGGTCATTCAGTCCGCGTTGCAGTTGCAGAAGGGCGAAGAGCCCCAGCTTTCTCCGGCGCTCTTTAAAGACCGGATCGTGATCGTGGGCGCGACCGCCTCCGGATTGCTCGATTTCAGGCCCTATCCCTTGGACAGCAAGGGCACCGGATACGAGATCGTGGCGCACGGCCTGGAGAACTTGCTGCGCCGCGATTTTATTAAGCCACTGCCGGCGTTCTGGACCCATTTCGCCCTTTTTCTCACGGGGCTGCTGTTGCACATGCTGCTGTTGCAAATTTCTTCGCTTACGAAAGAAGTGGGGATGATATTTTTTTTCCTGGTACTTCTGGCCGGTTCCAACCTGGCGTTATTTGTCGCCGGCCGGCAACTACCCCTGCTTTCCTTTGCCTTGCTGTTTGTCGCCATCGGCTCTTACAATGGCTATCGCGGTTACAGCCAGAGTCGGCGCGAAAAGATCTTTGTGCAGAACCTTTTCAAAAATTACGTTTCTGAAAAGCTCTTGGACAGGATCATGGATGATCCGGGAGTATTACAGCTCGGCGGTGAGAAAGTTCCCGTAACCATCTATTTTTCGGACCTGGCCGGGTTCACCACGCTTTCAGAAAAGTTGTCCGCGGAAGAGGTCGTTTTGCTCTTGAACCGCTATCTTGAGCGCATGACCACCATCATCCTGGCGCATGACGGGTATGTGGATAAATTCGAGGGCGACGCCGTGATGGCTTTCTGGGGGGCCCCATTGCCGCAACCCGATCAGCGTGAGTTGGCGGCCCGGGCCGCCCTGCTGTGTCAAAAGGAACTGCAAAATTTGAATCGTGAATTCAGTGAAAATGGTTGGCCGGAGTTCAGTATGCGCATCGGCTTGAACTCCGGCGCCGCGGTGGCCGGAAATATCGGCAGCGAGCGTAAGTTCGAGTATACTTTGATCGGTGACGCGGTCAATTTCGCTTCGCGCCTGGAGGGTGTCAACAAGTTTTACGGTACAAAGATCGCCATGGGTGAAAACTGTGCCCGTGGAATTCCGAACGACCTGCTTTTCCGCAAACTGGACCGGGTAAAGGTCAAGGGCAAAACCGAAGCAGAGGAAATCTATGAACTGATTGGAAAAACAGATGATTTTTCCGCTCTAGAGATTAAGGCTTTTCGCGATTTCGAAACCGCTTTGGAACGTTATTTTAACGGTGGTTTTGAGTCGGCCGCCCGGATTTTTTCAAGACTTGCCGGTAAAGATGCGGTTGCGGGGGTGTTTCTGGAACGGTGCCGACAACTGTTGAACAATCCGCCTGAGGAGTGGGACGGAGTCTGGGTCTTTCACGAAAAATAGCCTTTCCCCTCCAACCCTCCAACTTTCCAACTCTCCAACCTTTAATAAGTATGGATGCTGGTAATGGCGGAAGGCAGGTAGTTGACGCCGAACCAGCAGATGAGCAGAACCAGGAAAGCGGAAAACAGCACCAGGAAAGCGGCGCGGCGTCTGCGTGGCCGGTGCAGGCGATAATGCAGGTAGATTTTGTATACCATCCAGGTGATCAGCGCCCAGGTTTCCTTGGGATCCCAGGTCCAGTAATGCCCCCAGGCCTGTTTGGCCCAGAGCGCGCCGAAAAGCATGGCCACGGTGAACAAGGACAGTCCGGCGGTGACCAGGTTGTCCACGGCCGCAAGGGATTCGGTGGACATGGGACGCTTTTTGAAATCGAACCACAACTCGCGCAACGAGATGAGGGCGGTCACGCCCAGGATCGCGTACGAAAAAATAAACAAAATGACGTGGGGAACAAACCAGGGGCTCTGCAGCGCCGGCATCATCGCCTTATCGAAGTATCCCGGCCGGAAAATGTCGAAGAGTAAAAAAACCAGCGCGATTACCGTACTCAGGGGAATAAACCAGGAAAACTTCCACTTGTGAAAGGAGAGAATACCCACGATCACGAGGAAAAACGCGTACCAGAGCCGGGTTTCCCCCAGGGTCTGCATGGGCGGACGCCCCAGCCTGAACCATAGAAAAACCAGGAAAAAGCCCAGCACGATACTTCCGGCAAGTGACAGCGCGTAAGCGCGATGCCTGGATCTGCGCAGCGGTCCCCGGTAAAAAATCAGGGCGGAAATCCAGAGAATCGCCGCGATGAACAATGCCGGGTGGGACGCGATGCTCCTCATTTTCGTTTCACGCCCTGCAGGAACAGGATCACCGCGCCGAGAAGCATCAAATAGATCCCCGCGTACACCAGCGGCAGCCAGGGGTCTTTAACCGCTTCCACGATGCTGAGCTTTGTCGCGTTTGTGGGGTTTTGTTTATAGCCGGCCTGGTACAGGTGCCAGCCGTTGACTTTTTCCGGGTGGTTAACGCGGATTTCTACTTTGCGGTTGGCGCCCTGCCTGCTCACCAGTTGCGCGGTGGTGGTGTACATGCGGGGCTGCGGTTCCAGCATGGCGAGTTGACAGCCGTTTTCAAGCAAGAGACGAACGGGCGGTTGG
The window above is part of the Candidatus Aminicenantes bacterium genome. Proteins encoded here:
- a CDS encoding ABC transporter permease, translated to MGFYWKLAWRNILRNKRRTFIASVTIGIGLASLIFTDALIIGMKDSLIRSTTSSFLGEAQIHHENYRLSREAELVIKNASQVVNQLEKDDSVAHFASRTQAFGMLTSPANVQSVLLVGVDPERERRLSQFDDALTKGDRLDKESHGLVIGSKLAETLEIDLGERVVMTVARVDGGDLSQEMFRVSGIYHFGIREMDSGFALVPIERAQQMLGLEREIHEIAVRFHNMRDAENPDLPFWKRYSVGGNEAAGWPELMPEMKNVLDLTDFSMLIMALILAGVVVFGIINTLFMSMYERMFEFGVLRAVGTRAGGIRKLIVLEALALGLVSTVIGVLLGLAVTAIVSHTGIDYRGIEMTGVHIREIIYPVLRGMQFVKYPLWVILFCTLVGFYPAWVAGRMQIASALRKSL
- a CDS encoding ABC transporter permease, whose protein sequence is MILKMAFRNVFRRKRRSLLTALSMFGGFVLAAFFIGFPDGSYNHIIDAFTRTRLGHIQIHHHEYLETPSLYRTVDNPGRLGDILDKTEEIENWTPRLYSAGLAAAKEKSAGVRIIGVHPQQEHRTTGFGNRIVEGKSFSSSTAKETIIGKGLAKLLHAGIGNDIVIISQAADGSIANERYGVVGILDSGNEVDDRSAFYLPLNEAQELLVLGERVHEIAMVVTKLGRVGAITRNLRTRIGSSEIQVAPWQEFAESFYKAMKADQEGMWIMLLVIVLVVAVGILNTVLMSVLERQREYGMLRAVGTRPGQIVRLVLAEVMILAAFCIAAGTLAGLLINHVFSLKGIRFADAFTYGGMAFETIRTEINLRSFTIPTATVLLSALLVSLIPALKAAHTDPARSMRIH
- a CDS encoding outer membrane lipoprotein-sorting protein — its product is MKIRAWSRGTNKTFLRILEPRKERGMATLRVGNEMWNYLPKTDKVMKIPPSMMMGSWMGSDFTNDDLVKEYTFLQDYHFEMAAIPDPQPGLLYVKSIPLPDRPIVWGHVITAVREEGLMPKWQEFYDEKGKLMRRIDFSDIRSFGDRTIPAVMTLVPLNKEGHRTVVRYLEAAFNVPVSNDTFALRNLRTRK
- a CDS encoding sigma-54-dependent Fis family transcriptional regulator, which translates into the protein MSRDREKPVFAFVSPEEKSVNVDYQVLVIEDEKLAGEVIRDRLEEEGYLTRLCTTAQSALDYFHAHSIDLVLLDYRLPDADGHQVLAELKATNPMVPVIVMTAYSSVEKAVSMLKAGAHTYLTKPLEMESLMHEVRRALEHITLKRENLRLAETLQERYTHPDYVFQSAAMQQTLNTALRGAASQANVLITGESGTGKEVMAFIMHHHSLRRNGPMVRVNLSALPETLVEAELFGSVRGAFTGAVTRRGRFEEASGGTLFLDEIGEMPLPIQVKLLRVIQDKEITRLGSNENIPVDIRLITATNRDLEKEVSEKRFRADLFFRLNVLHIDLPPLRQRKEEIPSLVDLFIRKFNIRENKSINGVSREAMDRLMKYDFPGNIRELENIIERAVVLGRGKTLVSVDLPLFLTPENEKAAAEEKQGSLAERIKTLETRVIRDTLQKHGGNQSRAAEELGISESGLRYKLNQLKISLTSTKS
- a CDS encoding HAMP domain-containing histidine kinase, whose translation is MPKKKRTQLLFLTITLLVLSALVLYMNRVNRIQLQHQIEAITRGEGAALNELMQKAGALLAESGHDVLENFLQRLARIPAVVYAGMYRNDELYHLYTRYEGYFPVSTNLPELALLESPLGQILNIRSRFRDNSGNKWTIHLGFHSDYLDTLNRNARKGLLVQAFIMLFFIATILVLITSFDRRHFRHRMELERERESRERLEELALFSAEIAHEIKNPLNSLALTLEVIQGRLKEHPDDRSGRYIKAGRDEVRRITGILESYSRLSRPVRPVAQRVNLASLLKDLQTALEGETFARRASLEMPALPRLMFELDPDLLRQILRNLIQNSLEAGSSKVKLTAAVKKDWLHIALEDNGEGIDPELQEKVFQPYISAKTKGTGLGLFVARRLVTAMGGEIRLHESRPGKTRFCIRIPRGEISER
- a CDS encoding cation transporter; this translates as MRDDNTNNDTGRQGGIRVTLWGALGNILLSLMKFAAGIVGHSRALVADGVHSLSDLGSDLVVIGGLRLAARPEDRTHRYGHGKYEALATLVLGGLLGLAGLGIAVSAMSSALDMLKGSVSAPPRLVAVIAAALSILVKEGLFQWTRSEARRIDSPALMANAYHHRSDALSSVATLSGVLGAMLLGERGRILDPLAALVVAGMILVAAWRILQESGNELLEAAVEPDVEKEILEIIQSVPGAMNLHQLRTRRVGPRMVIDLHLDVDARLSLSAAHAISQTAEDRLRNAFGRETIIYIHIEPGDIVSKTHI
- a CDS encoding peptidase M48 yields the protein MKRLKFFVFMLVSVSVVLSATDLKKLKKAVDITKKGVEAQRKINEKEEYYIGRAVGATILSRYKLSRNREITAYLARLGTFIALRSDRPQTFLGYRFAMLDTDEVNAFAAPSGIIFVTRGLVEVCEDEDELAAALAHEVSHIVSKDPTQAIKSDRMKSFAIKTAAELTSGSNETVELFRNMVTDVSNTLLEKGYSRSQEKKADLAAVKLLEKCRYNSAAIVSLLEKLHEREEKKAGIYSAHPSCAKRLEYLKSAVAKPEINAGYQKRKERFTRIRELCRS